In Nitrospirota bacterium, the sequence TTCATGCCCACGGCTGAGATAAGCAGTATTTATTCGCAGGGCAGAAAGGTAAGAAGGATACATAATATAATCATGGCGCCAAGCCTTGAGATTGCGGAAAAAATAAACAATACGCTTGGGAAAAGAGGAAACCTATTATCTGACGGCAGGCCCATACTCGGCACACCTGCAAAGGATTTACTGAAAATAGTCATGGATATCTCTGAAGACTGTCTCTTTGTCCCGGCCCACGCATGGACCCCGTGGTTTTCTGTTTTTGGAAGCAAGTCGGGATTTGATTCAATAGAGGAATGTTTCGGTGAATATTCAAAATACATCTATGCTATTGAGACCGGCCTGTCTTCTGACCCGGAAATGAACTGGCGGTTGTCAGCCCTTGATAAAATAACCTTAATATCCAACTCAGACGCCCATTCACCCGGCAAACTCGGACGCGAGGCAAATGTCTTTGAATGCAAAATGGACTACCACGAAATCATTGATGCTATCAGGAAAAAAGACAAGACCCGTTTTCTTTACACATTAGAGTTCTTCCCTGAAGAAGGCAAATATCACTATGACGGACACAGGTTGTGCAATATATTATTCTCCCCGGCTGAGTCTAAAAGACACAACAATATCTGCCCGGTATGCAAAAAACCGCTTACGGTCGGGGTGATGAACAGGGTTGATGAACTTGCCGACAGGCAGGAGGGCTTTGTACATCCAAATGCAATCCCGTCCGTGCATATGGTGCCGCTTGAGGAAATTATATCAGAAGCGCTGGATATCGGAGTTAATACCGCCAGAGTTAAACGGGAGTATGAAAAACTCGTCAGCTTATATCCTGAATTAACAATCCTGATGGACCTTCCTGATGATGAATTATTTAAAATTGCAGGCAATAAAACAGCCGAAGGAATTATTAAGGTGCGTGCAGGAGATATAAATATCGTTCCGGGTTATGACGGTGTTTACGGAGAGATAACTATTTTTTCCAAAAAAGCCGCGGCCTCAAAGAAACCCGGCGAAAAGCCGGCAGTAGCGCTTAGACAGGGAATTTTGTTTTAAATAATATTTTATTTCCCCTCAGCTTTCAGCTCTCAGCTTATGACTTTTGTTTATAGCCCTGTCACATTATAATTCCCGCTGGTTATAGTCTGCGAAGCCGCGCTGTAATAAAGCGTTCCGTCGGGTTTGCGTATTTCCAGCCCCACAGCATCAGTGCTTCCATCAGTTATTGTTGCAGTAAAAGTGCATCCTGAAATAGTTTCTGTCATACTGTTTGTCACCTTTGATACTGTTCCTAATCCGGTGAGTGCTGCAGCGCCTCCTGATACAGTGATTCCGGAGATTGACACGCTTGTAAAATAAATCCTCGTGCGGGTGTAGTAATATTTGAGATAGCCTGTTTCAAGAGATGTTGCATTTACATTTGTGGACAAGCTCGCCCTGAATAACGGCGTCGGATAGTTGAAGCCGTTTCCTGAAACCGAAGTTACAGGTGTTGCCGGATTACAGTCGTCATCAATGCCGTTGTTTGGTATTTCCGCCGCCCCCGGATTAACAGCAGGGTTGCTGTCATCGCAATCCTGATTAAAAGGATAGCCGTCGCCATCCGCGTCATTCACAGAAAGATTCATATCTATCTTTAGAACAAAGGCGTCATAAGACCCGCCGTTAAAGGCAGTGTCATTAGCGCCGGCGGTCACAGGAAAACTACCTGAATATGTATATCCGGCGGCAAACAAATTGCCTGACGGAGCTATTGCAATGCTATTAGTGTAATCATCACTTGCACCGCCGATAAAGGTTGATGCCGTAAGATTTGAAAGGCTGCTGTCAAGCCTTGATATGAAGGCATCGGAAGAGCCGTTAAAAGTTGAATCATAAGCGCCGGCGGTCACAGGAAAATTATTTGAAAATGTATTCCCCGCAATGTATATGTTGTCTGACTGGTCTATAACAAGCGTAGTGGCATAATCGTTGCTCCATCCGCCCAAATAAGTGGATGCCATAAGATTTGAAAGGCTGCTGTCAAGCCTTGATACAAAAACATCCATATTACCGTTAAGCTCGGACGAATAAGCGCTTGGGGTTACAGGAAAATTATTTGAATTAGTATTTC encodes:
- a CDS encoding DNA helicase UvrD, whose product is MKIIADLHVHSGFSRATSKDMNVAAMALWAKKKGINLLGTGDFTHPVHFKNLQKILKPADNGFYTTPSEPSVFFMPTAEISSIYSQGRKVRRIHNIIMAPSLEIAEKINNTLGKRGNLLSDGRPILGTPAKDLLKIVMDISEDCLFVPAHAWTPWFSVFGSKSGFDSIEECFGEYSKYIYAIETGLSSDPEMNWRLSALDKITLISNSDAHSPGKLGREANVFECKMDYHEIIDAIRKKDKTRFLYTLEFFPEEGKYHYDGHRLCNILFSPAESKRHNNICPVCKKPLTVGVMNRVDELADRQEGFVHPNAIPSVHMVPLEEIISEALDIGVNTARVKREYEKLVSLYPELTILMDLPDDELFKIAGNKTAEGIIKVRAGDINIVPGYDGVYGEITIFSKKAAASKKPGEKPAVALRQGILF